Proteins from one Podospora pseudoanserina strain CBS 124.78 chromosome 1, whole genome shotgun sequence genomic window:
- the ARR3 gene encoding arsenicals resistance (EggNog:ENOG503NUWB; COG:P) codes for MSTTNPNPAPYQPPDITEKPTTTTTTITSNDPEKQTLPPPVPPCAEPKSTFQALSFLDRFLALWIFLAMLIGVLLGNFVPNTGPALHRGTFFDVSVPIAVGLLVMMYPILCKVKYESLHKVFQEKEVWVQLAFSIVVNWVVAPLFMLALSWAFLPDEEGLRQGLILVGVARCIAMVLIWNNLANGSSDYCAILVAVNSLLQIVLFAPLSLLFIRVFDPNSTTAISISYSTVATSVGIFLGIPLAAAIMTRFALLFLTSPDFYNKKFIPVISPLSLIGLLYTILVLFASQGKQVVHQIVSVVRVSAPLIVYFTVIFFATLFACRRLGYRYEFGVTQSFTAASNNFELAIAVAVAAFGAESDQALAATVGPLIEVPVLLGLVYGVRWVVKRRGWE; via the exons ATGTCCACCAcaaaccctaacccagctCCCTATCAACCCCCCGACATCACCGaaaagcccaccaccaccaccaccaccatcaccagcaatgACCCCGAGAAGCaaacccttcctccccccgtccccccatGCGCCGAACCAAAATCCACCTTCCAAGCCCTATCCTTCCTCGACCGCTTCCTAGCCCTCTGgatcttcctcgccatgctcatcggcgtcctcctcggtaaCTTTGTCCCCAACACCGGCCCTGCCCTCCATCGCGGCACCTTTTTCGACGTTTCCGTCCCAATAGCAGTCGGACTCCTGGTAATGATGTATCCCATCCTCTGCAAAGTCAAATACGAGTCCCTGCACAAAGTCtttcaagaaaaagaagtcTGGGTGCAACTTGCCTTCAGCATTGTGGTGAACTGGGTGGTAGCACCGCTGTTCATGCTTGCCTTGTCGTGGGCGTTCTTGCCGGATGAGGAAGGGTTAAGGCAGGGGTTGATTCTGGTTGGTGTGGCGAGGTGTATTGCTATGGTTTTGATCTGGAATAATCTT GCCAACGGCAGCAGCGACTACTGCGCCATCCTCGTGGCGGTCAACTCCCTCCTTCAAATCGTCCTTTTCGCACcgctgtcgttgttgttcATACGAGTCTTTgaccccaacagcaccaccgccatcagcATCTCCTACTCCACCGTCGCGACCTCTGTCGGcatcttcctcggcatccccCTCGCTGCCGCGATCATGACCCGCTTtgccctcctctttctcaccTCCCCGGACTTTTACAACAAGAAGTTTATTCCagtcatctcccccctctccctcatcggcTTGTTGTACACCATCCTCGTGCTCTTCGCGTCTCAGGGAAAGCAGGTGGTCCACCAGATTGTCTCCGTCGTGAGGGTGTCCGCGCCGTTGATTGTTTATTTCACCGTAATCTTCTTTGCTACCTTGTTCGCGTGCAGGAGGTTGGGGTATAGATACGAGTTTGGTGTTACCCAGAGTTTTACCGCGGCGAGCAACAACTTTGAGCTGGCGATTGCCGTTGCGGTGGCGGCGTTTGGGGCGGAGAGTGATCAGGCTCTTGCGGCGACGGTTGGGCCGTTGATTGAGGTGCCGGttttgttggggttggtttaTGGGGTTAGGTGGGTGGTTAAGAgacgggggtgggagtga
- a CDS encoding hypothetical protein (EggNog:ENOG503PWPU): MKATLPLLVLAGTAIAVPVPEEQAQLAEQQAQQLAQIQAALEAQLLDGVPIFGPLLSGLLGGLTGGGGSGGLPILGPLLGGLPILGPLLQGLPLVGGLLGGGAGGAGLAGGLPIVGGLVGGGGSGAALPLPLPLSSTPAPAGASFPTVQATPQDAAAAVQKRSAAYAQSVANYYAALNSQVNQEALTQLLTDFQDNLEKIKHAMAEAADKTPEEKAEAVRAPLEQLDADLKVGVSRLVLPSVSGLNGLPLVGQATTGVLGGGPGGPIGIVSGILKLVTDLLTSLLSSGPVGRGGLGGFIGGGGLLNEVIGGTGIGGTVGGLIFNSPISGLLQSILGTIGSVLPGLNSIIPVQF, encoded by the exons ATGAAGGccactctccctctcctcgtcctcgctggCACTGCCATCGCTGTCCCTGTTCCAGAGGAGCAGGCCCAGCTTGCTGAGCAGCAGGCTCAGCAGTTGGCTCAGATCCAGGCCGCCCTCGAGGCCCAGCTCCTTGACGGCGTCCCGATCTTCGGACCCCTCCTTAGCGGCCTTCTCGGTGGTCTTaccggcggtggcggcagtggtggtcTTCCCATCCTTGGTCCTCTCCTCGGTGGTCTCCCCATTCTCggacccctcctccagggTCTTCCCCTTGTTGGCGGTCTTCTCGGCGGtggcgccggtggtgccg GTCTTGCCGGCGGTCTCCCCATCGTCGGCGGtctcgtcggtggtggtggcagcggtgccgctctccccctccccctccctctctcttccacccccgCTCCCGCTGGGGCTTCTTTCCCCACTGTCCAGGCTACTCCCCAGGacgccgccgctgccgtccAGAAGCGCAGCGCCGCCTATGCCCAGAGCGTGGCCAATTACTACGCTGCCCTCAACAGCCAGGTCAACCAGGAGGCTCTCACTCAGCTGTTGACCGACTTCCAGGACAACCTCGAGAAGATCA AGCACGCCATGGCTGAGGCTGCCGACAAGACgcccgaggagaaggccgaggccgtcCGCGCCCCCCTCGAGCAGCTCGACGCGGATCTCAAGGTCGGTGTTTCCCGTCTTGTCCTCCCCAGTGTTTCCGGTTTGAATGGTCTCCCCCTCGTCGGTCAAGCCACCACCGGAGTCCTCGGTGGTGGGCCCGGCGGCCCCATTGGAATCGTCTCTGGCATCCTGAAGCTGGTCActgacctcctcaccagTCTTCTGTCTAGTGGCCCGGTCGGCCGCGGCGGTCTCGGCGGGTTCattggtggcggcggtctcCTCAACGAGGTGATTGGCGGCACCGGGATCGGCGGGACCGTCGGCGGtctcatcttcaacagcccCATCAGCGGTCTGCTCCAGAGCATCCTCGGCACTATCGGAAGTGTCCTCCCTGGTTTGAACAGCATCATTCCGGTGCagttttga
- a CDS encoding hypothetical protein (EggNog:ENOG503NYNB; COG:O; MEROPS:MER0000836) — protein MEPNEPAKMATEKKYFTMLENHPEVFTTLAHTLGLPPSITFHDIYSFSPPALAHIPRPCLALIAIIPLTPSWALDRQSEDARLGDPKTYYHGNSNPSSSAPIIWFQQTIGDACGSYALLHCSINGPAASLIHPGSTLDQIRKDAAPLPREERAELLYDNKAFEEAHQSVAAMGDTAEPRDRSVGLGQHFVGYVKANGRLWELEGSREGPLDRGELGDDEDVLSPKALELGLGRIIKLEHESGGQDLRFSCIAMALKDEQSE, from the exons ATGGAACCGAATGAACCAGCAAAAATGGCCACCGAGAAGAAATACTTCACCATGCTCG AAAACCACCCCGAagtcttcaccaccctcgctcacaccctcggcctccccccttccatcaCCTTCCACGACATCtactccttctcccccccagcccTCGCCCACATCCCCCGCCCCTGCCTCGCCCTCATAGCCATCAttcccctcaccccctcctggGCCCTCGACCGCCAATCCGAAGACGCCCGTCTCGGCGACCCCAAAACCTATTACcacggcaacagcaacccctcctcctcagccccCATAATATGGTTCCAACAAACCATCGGCGACGCCTGCGGCTCCtacgccctcctccactgcTCTATCAACggccccgccgcctccctcatccaTCCCGGCAGCACCCTCGATCAAATTCGCAAGGACGCAGCCCCGTTGCCAAGAGAAGAACGTGCAGAATTATTGTACGACAACAAGGCATTTGAAGAGGCCCACCAATCCGTAGCAGCAATGGGCGATACCGCCGAGCCAAGAGACAGGTCCGTAGGGCTAGGCCAACATTTCGTCGGTTACGTCAAAGCAAACGGACGGCTCTGGGAGTTGGAAGGGAGCAGAGAGGGTCCGTTGGACAGGGGTGAGCTAggggatgacgaagacgtcCTAAGCCCCAAGGCGTTGGAGTTAGGTCTGGGGAGGATAATCAAGTTGGAACACGAGTCTGGTGGGCAAGACTTGAGGTTTAGTTGTATTGCCATGGCACTGAAAGATGAGCAATCCGAGTAG
- a CDS encoding hypothetical protein (EggNog:ENOG503P9SG) yields MADNMPSGPEFRTGRADSTSSTSSTSTTNTVNSSSEMPKAPPRRRSSHLFEGLEAQKRSQDPAAVARRQSMNEQRPKSGFIGSMWNNWVHGQ; encoded by the exons ATGGCCGATAACATGCCCTCCGGCCCCGAGTTCCGCACCGGCCGCGCCGATTCTACCTCTTCTacttcctccaccagcacgaCCAACACCGTCAACTCCAGCTCTGAAATGCCCAAGGCACCACCTCGCCGG AGATCAAGCCACCTCTTCGAAGGTCTCGAAGCCCAAAAACGCTCCCAAGACCCGGCCGCAGTAGCAAGACGCCAGAGCATGAACGAGCAACGCCCCAAGTCGGGCTTCATCGGCAGCATGTGGAACAA CTGGGTCCACGGCCAGTAG
- the PBP2 gene encoding PAB1 binding protein (EggNog:ENOG503NYWM; COG:A), whose product MSASPQPTQSTKRPLEDTSSPSRNDQPEAKRPALDKVIKEQQEDNKADSISPLNDETASSVPAPEANGTAKTNGEKLEATDHQGDTVVPDAPETKPTTSTTVDTASSEAQANPPAESRDETAWIHIRAVISSPEAATIIGKGGENVSKIRQSSGAKCTVSDYQKGAVERILTVSGVVDAAAKAFGLIIRTLNNEPLSEPSNQHSKTYPLRLLIPHVLIGSIIGKGGSRIKEIQEASGARLNASDSCLPASSERSLVVTGVADAVHIATYYVGSTLLEQLNERFGGAAASAYATRSGGPAAVTGGMTVVPYVPQPAGGNFGQRDHYNNRRPDPRAHHMPPQAYGGAPQYGAYPQAAHPGPAVPMHFAGAQAAGGYGPAAPHMPPHAGHAGHVGPQPHTGPHGPQAAGSGGAAGGPMTQQIYIPNDMVGAIIGKGGQKINEIRQISGSVIKINEPQDNSNERLVTITGTDECNKMALYMLYTRLENEKHRM is encoded by the exons ATGTCCGCCTCTCCCCAGCCAACACAGTCCACCAAGCGTCCTCTCGAGGACACGTCGTCCCCCTCCCGCAACGACCAGCCCGAGGCCAAACGTCCGGCTTTGGACAAGGTCAtcaaggagcagcaggaggacaACAAGGCCGACTCCATCTCTCCTTTGAACGACGAgaccgcctcctccgtcccGGCCCCTGAGGCTAACGGCACGGCGAAGACGAACGGCGAAAAGCTCGAGGCGACGGACCATCAGGGTGACACAGTCGTCCCCGATGCTCCGGAAACaaagcccaccaccagcaccacggTGGATACCGCCTCGTCTGAGGCGCAGGCGAACCCCCCTGCAGAGTCTCGTGATGAGACTGCCTGGATACACATCCGCGCCGTTATTTCAAGTCCCGAAGCCGCGACTATAATCGGGAAAGGCGGCGAGAATGTGTCCAAGATCAGACAATCGTCAGGAGCCAAGTGCACTGTCAGTGACTATCAGAAGGGCGCCGTTGAGCGTATTCTGACTGTCagcggtgttgttgatgctgctgcaAAG GCCTTTGGCTTGATTATCCGCACCCTTAACAACGAGCCGTTGTCTGAGCCCTCCAACCAGCACTCCAAGACCTATCCCCTGCGTCTTCTGATCCCCCATGTTCTGATCGGCTCCATCATTGGGAAGGGCGGGTCTCGCATCAAGGAGATCCAAGAAGCTTCTGGTGCCCGCCTGAACGCATCTGACTCCTGCCTCCCCGCGTCTTCGGAGCGTTCTCTGGTCGTCACGGGCGTTGCTGACGCTGTACACATCGCCACATACTATGTCGGTAGCACCCTTTTGGAACAGCTCAACGAGCGCTTTGGCGGGgctgctgcctctgcctACGCTACCCGCAGCGGCGGTCCTGCTGCCGTCACAGGTGGCATGACTGTCGTCCCATACGTCCCTCAACCCGCCGGTGGAAATTTTGGTCAGCGTGACCACTACAACAACCGCCGTCCGGACCCTAGAGCCCACCACATGCCGCCCCAGGCCTACGGTGGCGCGCCTCAATATGGCGCTTATCCTCAGGCGGCACATCCTGGCCCCGCGGTCCCAATGCACTTTGCTGGTGCTCAGGCTGCTGGGGGTTACGGACCTGCCGCCCCCCACATGCCACCCCATGCCGGACACGCCGGACATGTTGGGCCCCAGCCCCACACCGGTCCTCACGGTCCTCAGGCAGCTGGCTCTGGTGGCGCGGCCGGTGGACCTATGACTCAACAAATCTACATTCCCAATGACATGGTTggcgccatcatcggcaaGGGTGGCCAAAAGATCAACGAGATCCGTCAGATCAGCGGCAGCGTCATCAAGATTAACGAGCCAcaagacaacagcaacgagCGTCTTGTCACGATCACTGGTACCGATGAATGCAACAAGATGGCGCTATACATGCTCTACACTCGTCTTG AAAACGAAAAGCACCGGATGTAA
- a CDS encoding hypothetical protein (EggNog:ENOG503P2FR; COG:S), whose product MEFEYDNPARAHEADMERTIQELNKRKRELEEAIQELRSSSTVPDTEPSPEDTLEIFTKAYEEVAESKPFLPAPGSVLPALLAIRNARNTINESNEYLESQAKSQDELARKLEAEKTALREQQALKTALENRIQSLRDGLENKQEKTPEQMAKERIAELKRQKKEWENRTAKLTKDLDWFIEEHLGPMLAAEELGGPVVGQLTDIDPEDLSAGFSVQGKLKKAKDQPDIDKRQRRIDEIWGAQDQQGESNKRKREEDEASAAVADIRRLIEQLMNKLVESQGDNSASYLKISKETAAVRFLVRSKVASFHPKDAQKLRLVDFGRDIDD is encoded by the exons ATGGAGTTTGAATATGACAACCCCGCCAGGGCCCACGAGGCCGACATGGAGCGGACTATACAGGAGCTcaacaagagaaagagagagctTGAGGAGGCAATCCAGGAG TTACGGTCATCTTCAACTGTGCCGGACACCGAGCCCTCACCAGAAGACACACTGGAGATCTTTACCAAGGCATATGAAGAAGTTGCCGAGTCCAAACCGTTCCTTCCTGCACCAGGCTCGGTTCTGCCAGCCCTGCTTGCCATCAGGAACGCACGCAACACAATAAATGAGTCCAATGAGTATCTGGAATCACAGGCGAAGTCACAGGATGAGTTGGCTCGAAAATTGGAGGCCGAAAAGACGGCTTTGCGAGAGCAACAGGCGCTGAAAACAGCTCTGGAGAACCGTATTCAATCTCTACGGGACGGGCTCGAGAACAAGCAAGAAAAGACGCCGGAGCAGATGGCCAAGGAGCGCATTGCCGAGCTCAAGCGACAAAAAAAGGAGTGGGAAAACAGAACAGCCAAATTAACCAAGGACCTTGATTGGTTCATTGAAGAGCACTTGGGGCCTATGTTGGCAGCCGAAGAGCTCGGCGGGCCGGTTGTTGGGCAGCTGACGGACATCGACCCTGAAGATCTGAGTGCTGGCTTCAGTGTTCAGGGGAAGCTGAAAAAGGCTAAAGACCAGCCAGACATTGACAAGCGACAGAGACGAATAGACGAGATCTGGGGAGCTCAGGACCAGCAAGGCGAGAGCAACAAGAGAAAAcgagaggaggacgaagcaTCTGCTGCGGTTGCTGACATTAGGCGTCTCATTGAGCAACTGATGAACAAGCTGGTGGAGTCACAAGGTGACAACTCGGCAAGCTACTTGAAGATATCCAAGGAGACAGCCGCGGTCCGGTTTCTCGTCCGATCCAAGGTCGCCTCATTTCATCCCAAGGATGCACAAAAGTTGCGACTTGTAGATTTCGGGAGGGATATCGATGATTAG
- the DUT1 gene encoding Deoxyuridine 5'-triphosphate nucleotidohydrolase (EggNog:ENOG503P1SM; COG:F) gives MRNAAFAICQRLSNQLRPTTPSHHRHHPLLSSTTSIMTATVRNDPIVPTSPPAAKRLKTDTNVPEEATSSTSTTTTATKDTTTTAEGNTTTNSATTTTTTVTTMAAEPAAVPSLQVKKLSSTARLPTRGSAFAAGYDLYASKDTTIPARGKALVDTDISIAVPANTYGRIAPRSGLAAKHFIDTGAGVIDADYRGPVKVLLFNHADSDFEVKEGDRIAQLIVERIFTPEVVEVQELEESVRGAGGFGSTGGFGAAAAPVVN, from the exons ATGCGAAACGCTGCATTTGCCATTTGCCAACGACTATCCAACCAATTACGACCAACCacaccttctcaccaccgtcatcatcccctgctctcatccaccaccagcatcatGACTGCCACCGTCCGCAACGATCCCATAGTCCCCACTtccccaccagcagcaaagcGTCTCAAAACCGACACCAACGTTCCTGAGGAGGCGAcctcttccacttccaccaccacaaccgcaaCAAAAGACACCACCACTACAGCAGAAGGAAACACCACGACCAATTCcgccaccacaaccacaacaacagtcACCACAATGGCCGCCGAACCTGCTgccgtcccctccctccaagTGAAGAAGTTGTCCTCCACCGCACGGCTGCCCACACGGGGATCTGCTTTCGCGGCGGGATATGATCTTTATGCGTCAAAGGACACGACTATTCCTGCGAGGGGAAAGGCGCTGGTTGATACGGATATTAGCATTGCTGTTCCGGCTAATACAT ACGGGCGCATCGCCCCCCGCTCCGGCCTGGCCGCGAAACACTTTATCGACACTGGCGCCGGTGTCATCGACGCTGACTACCGCGGTCCGGTCAAGGTTCTCTTGTTCAACCATGCCGATTCCGACtttgaggtcaaggagggggATCGGATCGCGCAGCTGATTGTGGAACGGATTTTTACCcccgaggtggtggaggttcaggagttggaggagagcgtgaggggggcgggggggtttgggagtacggggggttttggggcggctgctgctcctgtcGTTAACTAG
- the BUD16 gene encoding putative pyridoxal kinase (EggNog:ENOG503NX2N; COG:H), with protein sequence MQSLGCDVAALNTVDFSNHTGYGQWTGTRSTPEHILDLWSGLKQSFLDDFDMMLSGYVPGAEALGAVGRIAEELKSRAEGRFFWVLDPVMGDNGNLYVGGDVVPVYRGLAGKADLCLPNQFEAELLSEVKITDMLSLGKAIEVLHSRYGVPHIVITSLSLPDDTDPDTPGNKKTLSVVGSSMTSTKQPRAFKISFPAIDCYFSGTGDMFAALMVVRMREAVCDASTSTEPGLDTRRSWLSEDGVGALELPLARAAERVLGSMHEVLAKTAEGLEGRLEEMVRGVKTGGVNGNGNGNGNGEGGIGKKQMQVLKSKAAELKLVRHLDSLRGPKVVFRARRL encoded by the exons ATGCAATCCCTCGGCTGCGACGTCGCGGCCCTGAACACGGTCGATTTTTCTAACCACACCGGCTACGGGCAGTGGACGGGCACCCGCTCGACACCTGAGCATATCCTCGATCTGTGGTCGGGGCTTAAGCAGTCGTTTTTGGATGACTTTGATATGATGCTCTCGGGGTATGTACCTGGGGCGGAGGCGCTGGGGGCTGTGGGGAGGATTGCGGAGGAACTCAAGTCCAGAGCGGAGGGGAGGTTCTTTTGGGTGCTGGACCCGGTGATGGGGGATAATGGGAATCTGTATGTCGGAGGTGATGTTGTCCCTGTGTACCGGGGCTTGGCGGGAAAGGCGGATTTGTGTTTGCCTAATCAGTTCGAGGCTGA GCTGCTATCAGAGGTGAAAATCACGGATATGCTCAGCTTGGGCAAGGCGATTGAGGTCCTCCACTCCCGCTACGGCGTCCCACACATCGTCATAACCTCGCTCTCACTTCCCGACGACACAGACCCCGACACCCCAGGCAACAAAAAAACCCTCAGCGTTGTCGGGTCGTCAATGACGAGTACCAAACAGCCCAGAGCGTTCAAGATCTCCTTTCCGGCGATTGATTGCTACTTCTCCGGGACGGGGGACATGTTTGCCGCGTTGATGGttgtgaggatgagggaggcggttTGTGACGCTTCTACATCGACAGAGCCAGGGTTAGATACTAGAAGAAGCTGGTTgagtgaggatggggttggtgcatTGGAGTTgcctttggcgagggcggcggagagggtgttggggagtaTGCATGAGGTATTGGCCAAGacggcggaggggttggagggacggttggaggagatggttaGGGGGGTGAAAACAGGGGGGgtgaatgggaatgggaatgggaatgggaatggggaggggggaatagGGAAGAAGCAGATGCAGGTGCTGAAGAGCAAGGCGGCCgagctgaagctggtgaGGCATTTGGATAGTTTGAGGGGGCCGAAGGTGGTTTTtagggcgaggaggttgtaA
- the POL30 gene encoding proliferating cell nuclear antigen (COG:L; EggNog:ENOG503NXFV), giving the protein MLEARLDTANLFKSAVDAIKDLVQDCNFDCNDSGIALQAMDNSHVALVSMMLKAEAFSPFRCDRNIALGVNLTSLTKVLRAAGRDDTLTLKAEDAPDVLNLVFEATAQDRISEYDLKLMDIDQEHLGIPDTEYAATISMPSAEFKRITTDLMAMSESVTIEATKDGVKFSSTGDIGNGSITLRQHTPVDKPNEAVEIELSESVALTFSLKYLTNFCKAQPLSNQVKLCLSAEVPLMVEYGLEGGSYLRFYLAPKIGDEE; this is encoded by the exons ATGCTTGAAGCTCGGTTGGACACGGCGAATCTCTTCAAGAGT GCCGTCGATGCCATCAAGGACCTCGTCCAGGATTGCAACTTCGACTGCAATGACAGCGGCATTGCCCTCCAGGCCATGGACAACAGCCACGTCGCCCTCGTTTCCATGATGCTCAAGGCCGAAGCCTTCTCTCCCTTCCGCTGCGACCGCAACATTGCCCTCGGcgtcaacctcacctcccttACCAAGGTGCTGCGTGCGGCCGGCCGTGACGACACGTTGACCCTCAAGGCCGAGGACGCCCCCGATGTGCTGAACTTGGTTTTCGAGGCGACCGCCCAGGACAGAATCTCCGAGTACGACCTCAAGCTCATGGACATTGACCAGGAGCACTTGGGCATCCCCGACACCGAGTATgccgccaccatcagcaTGCCATCAGCCGAGTTCAAGCGCATCACGACTGATCTCATGGCCATGTCGGAGTCTGTTACTATCGAGGCGACCAAGGACGGTGTCAAGTTTTCTTCGACTGGTGATATCGGCAACGGGTCTATTACTCTGAGACAACACACGCCTGTTGACAAGCCCAACGAGGCGGTCGAGATTGAGTTGAGCGAGTCGGTTGCTCTGACCTTTTCTCTGAAATATCTCACCAACTTTTGCAAGGCGCAGCCGTTGTCGAACCAGGTCAAGCTTTGCTTGTCGGCTGAGGTGCCCTTGATGGTGGAGTATGGTCTGGAGGGTGGCAGCTATCTCCGCTTCTACCTTGCGCCAAAG ATCGGCGACGAGGAGTAA
- a CDS encoding hypothetical protein (EggNog:ENOG503NVQM; COG:U), whose product MASWAILIPLFITDQGDKQLDWSTPEVSEHDVSPPSSPSFAPVGRPTIKKRFRSKIPDPLRLDVPRNRTSRLGSLHLSYSKAVASRIDRADNLKFIEQFRYTIVASQLLAGHSITGNYNFFNRNRDASDVPQNVVVPTSTGILITATGALVVACVIRWVYMGGYAQLTKGKIAFTTVVLVGFGLVAHFYIRQQWIRYLRNQALAEVSAFVAKSQDFDGVSSAALSLIQEVELVSRGYRLLRKTLKARLAEMIKTYIKVSSVIKGFSEQLDIEKFHDVYDISDFDISDAMQGFSDREFDDPESVKTLKIAAARFHTIRKIFLCSLLALEATGDNTDFLRWSTAVESLRALTEATDEGLSKVRQILDEEETFPTVQESKFPLSPNRERRRSQFQKLNSLSTGIRGLQAKLALLREESERTLNEAEDVSELGLNLMAQYESIGQDLKLLQQAWEEGKAALASGIDRNEKRLSSISTMLSPATSLSGLTTVEEGGALEAFKALTGESPSSSSFGSAKGDDEAEVFEAVSLPPTRPRSMLTREERIARMKEERERRESIRQDADASRGMLKELEMVINLRPKRSTMPAPARVSL is encoded by the exons ATGGCATCCTGGGCAATACTGATACCCCTATTCATCACAGACCAAGGCGACAAACAGCTGGACTGGAGCACGCCCGAGGTCTCAGAGCACGATGTGTCGCCGCCATCGAGCCCGTCCTTTGCTCCGGTAGGACGTCCGACCATCAAGAAGCGCTTCCGGAGTAAGATTCCGGATCCGCTGCGGCTAGATGTCCCGCGGAACAGGACGAGCAGGCTGGGGTCGCTACATCTTTCATACTCG AAGGCTGTAGCATCGAGAATAGATCGGGCCGACAACCTCAAGTTTATCGAGCAGTTCAGATACACCATCGTCGCCTCACAACTATTAGCTGGGCACTCGATTACGGGGAACTACAACTTCTTCAACCGAAATAGGGATGCGTCGGATGTTCCGCAGAACGTGGTGGTTCCAACGTCAACGGGAATATTAATAACGGCTACGGGCGCCCTGGTGGTAGCGTGTGTGATTCGATGGGTGTACATGGGAGGATATGCCCAGTTGACAAAGGGGAAGATTGCATTCACGACGGTGGTGCTTGTTGGGTTCGGTCTGGTGGCGCACTTCTACATCCGCCAGCAGTGGATACGATATCTTAGGAATCAGGCACTGGCCGAGGTGTCTGCATTCGTGGCCAAGTCGCAAGACTTTGATGGTGTCTCCAGCGCGGCGCTGTCCCTTATCCAAGAGGTGGAGCTCGTCTCAAGGGGCTACAGGCT ACTACGGAAGACGCTAAAGGCCCGTTTGGCTGAGATGATCAAGACGTACATCAAAGTGTCATCAGTGATCAAGGGATTTTCAGAGCAGTTGGATATCGAAAAGTTCCACGATGTCTATGATATCAGCGATTTTGATATCTCGGATGCTATGCAGGGTTTCTCGGATCGCGAGTTTGACGATCCAGAGTCTGTCAAGACACTGAAAATTGCAGCTGCCAGGTTTCATACCATCAGGAAGATTTTCCTGTGCTCGTTGCTCGCTTTGGAGGCTACCGGAGACAACACGGACTTTTTGCGGTGGTCAACGGCTGTCGAGAGCCTTCGTGCCCTGACCGAGGCGACGGACGAGGGTTTATCCAAGGTCCGGCAAatcctcgacgaggaagaga CTTTCCCCACGGTTCAAGAGTCCAAATTCCCATTATCTCCAAACCGAGAGAGGCGACGATCTCAGTTTCAAAAACTCAACTCTTTGTCCACGGGCATCCGTGGACTTCAAGCCAAGCTCGCGTTGTTACGAGAGGAGTCTGAGAGAACACTCAACGAGGCCGAAGACGTGTCTGAGCTGGGTCTAAATCTCATGGCTCAGTATGAATCCATTGGTCAGGACCTCAAGCTCCTGCAACAagcttgggaggagggcaaagcAGCGCTGGCATCGGGTATCGACCGGAACGAGAAGCGACTCTCTTCCATCAGCACCATGCTATCACCGGCAACATCTCTGAGCGGCCTCACCACTGTCGAGGAAGGTGGGGCCTTGGAAGCGTTCAAGGCTCTTACCGGCGAATCACCGAGCAGTTCGAGCTTTGGGAGCGCTAAGGGTGACGACGAAGCCGAAGTGTTCGAGGCTGTTTCTCTCCCACCAACACGGCCTCGAAGCATGCTCACCAGAGAAGAGCGCATCGCCAGGATGAAGGAGGAACGGGAGAGACGAGAGTCCATCAGGCAAGACGCCGATGCCAGTCGAGGCATGCTCAAGGAGCTTGAAATGGTCATCAACCTCCGGCCCAAACGATCCACCATGCCCGCCCCAGCGCGCGTATCATTATGA